The proteins below come from a single Gossypium raimondii isolate GPD5lz chromosome 2, ASM2569854v1, whole genome shotgun sequence genomic window:
- the LOC105786691 gene encoding uncharacterized protein LOC105786691 yields MDYSLDKLAELYISEVVRLHGVPTSIILDRDSRLTSWFWKKLQDALGTWEKYLSLIVFAYNNSFQSSIPYEALYGCKCRMPLYWTELSENKIHGVNLIKEIEQKVKVIHDSLKAASDHQKSYADLKRKDIEFHIGDRVFLKVSLWKKKLRFGRKGNLSLRFIGPYEIIKRIRPVAYRLLLPPELEKIHNVFHVSMLPRYRFDPSHVIFSSEIEIQSDMTYEDELIRDLDREVKELKNKKISLVKVLWHRHGVKEATWEPEDAMREQYPNLFTSKIFRDKNP; encoded by the exons ATGGACTATTCGCTTGATAAGTTAGCTGAGTTGTATATTTCCGAGgttgtgagattgcacggagTACCTACTTCTATTATTTTGGATAGAGATTCGAGGCTCACATCatggttttggaagaaactgcaaGATGCACTAG GTACGTGGGAAAAGTATTTGTCGTTGATTGTatttgcgtataataatagctttcagtCGAGTATACCTTACGAAGCTTTATACGGTTGCAAATGTCGAATGCCTTTGTACTGGACTGAACTTAGTGAGAATAAGATTCACGGGgtcaatttgattaaagagattgaacaaaaagtgaaagtaattcATGATAGTCTGAAAGCAGCATCAGATCATCAAAAATCGTACGCAGACTTGAAAcgaaaagatattgagtttcatATTGGGGATcgagtgtttttgaaagtatctctGTGGAAGAAAAAACTTAGATTTGGAAGAAAAGGCAATTTAAGTCTGAGATTTATTGGGCCGTATGAAATTATCAAGCGTATCAgaccggttgcttatagattaTTGTTGCCACCtgaattagaaaagattcataatgtatttcatgtatcaatgCTTCCTCGATATCGATTCGATCCCTCACATGTGATTTTCTCGTCTGAGATTGAGATTCAGTCTGATATGACATACGAAGACGAACTGATCCGAGATTTAGATCGCGAGgttaaagaactaaaaaataagaaaatttcattaGTGAAAGTCTTATGGCATCGACACGGGGTTAAAGAAGCTacgtgggagcctgaggatgctATGAGAGAGCAATATCCAAATCTATTCACTAGTAAGATTTTCAGGGACAAAAATCcataa